AGGTCTATCAACGCGGCGACTGGCAGCCCTATACCCACGACGAACTGCTGCGCGTGCTGAGCGCGTGCTTCATGGCGACGCCGGAATACTGCCGGCTGACGCGGGTGATCCGCGACATCCCCGGCACCGACATCGTCGACGGCAACAAGCTGACCAACTTCCGGCAGGTGGTCGAGCGGCACTTGGAGGCGCAGGGGCTGCGCAGCCCGGACATCCGCGCCCGCGAGGTGCGCTTTAGCGCCGTGCAGTCGGGCGAGCTGACGCTGGACGAACTGACCTACCCGACTCAGGCCGGCGAGGAGCGCTTCTTGCAGTACATCACGACGGGGCGCGAGATCGCCGGATTCCTGCGCCTGGCGCTGATCGATCCGGCGCTGCCGCCACTGGTGCCGGCGCTTGCCGGCGCGGCGATCGTACGCGAGGTACACGTGTACGGGCAGGCGCTCGGCATCGGCGAGACGGCTGAGGGACGCGCGCAGCACAGCGGACTCGGCACGGCGCTGCTCGAACGCGCGGTGGAGATCGCGCGCGCGGCCGGATACACGCGCCTCGCCGTGATCAGCGCCGTCGGCACGCGAGGGTATTACCGCAAGCGCGGTTTCGCCGACGCTGGCATGTATCAGGTGCGGGCGGTGTAGTCGGCATGCCGGCAATCGACTACTGCGAACCACAAGTTATTCGCGCATTGAACCGCGGAGGCTACCGCGTCACCGACCAGAGTTTCGCGCTGCGCATTGACATTACCCGGGGCTTTGTATTTGCCGATCTACGGCTGGTACGTACCACGGAACCATTGTCGAGTATCATTGTCGTAGAAGTCAAATGCTTTCCTGAGACCCGTACGGCGCTCGATGAGTTGTACGGTGCGATCGGTCAGTACATCGTGTATCGGGAAGCTATGTTATTTAATGCCGTCGAGGGGACGCTTTTCTTGGCCGTGCCTATGACCGTCTTCGAGACGCTCTTGAAACGACCGGTGCTAGACGCCGCCATTCGAGAGACCAAGATCAACCTCATAGTGGTCGACTTGGAACACGAGGAGGTGCGACAGTGGATCCGCTGGTGAACATCGTCCGGGAAGAAGTCGGCAAGTACGCAGGCAGCGGACGCGGTGGCAATGTGCGACTGCTTCCAGTCTACGACGACGAACGCCGCACGTATGCCGTGACCGCCGTCGATCACCCACGCGTGCGCTGGCCGGCGGGTGTGGTGGTGCTGGCGCGTGTCGTCGGAGATGTCGTGGTCATCGAAGACGATCAGACCGATCGACCGCTTGTCGATGCGCTGCTCCAGCGCGGCGTACCGCGAGAGAAGATTGTGCTCGTCTATGCTGGCGAACCCGCCCCCGACGCCGATTATTCCGCTGGTTAGCGTGCAGCGACGTCGTCCGGCTTAGGATTGACGGTGAAACGGACGGCGCTAACCGTCGGCAGGCCAAATACATAGCACTTCAAAATGCGGTGCATGCCGTCCATCACCTCGCCCTCGGCGCTGATGATGATCGGATACTGCAGGTCGGCCGCGAGGATGCGGCGGGCGTGGTCGCCGATGTCACGCCACAGCGGCGGCGAACTGAGCGAATTGCAGCGGAAGTTCTCGTTCGTCCAGTCGAAGCTGTCGAGCGCGACCTGTTCGACCGGCATCGACTCGGCGTGCTTCCACAGCGTGCGCGCCTTCCAGTAGTAGGAGAACTCCCCGTCTCCTGAGATGAAGCCGTGTTCGGTGATATTCAGGGGCATAAATGCACGCTCCGCGCTACTATACGCACGCGCATTGTACCGTGCAGGCCATGTGCAGATGTTCCTGCTCATCGAAGGCAACCCGACATGACCGTCATCATCGAACGCGCCACGCCCGACGACCTCGAAACACTGGTGCGCGTGCAGATCGCCGCGTTCCACTCCGACGCGACGTATTACCCCGGCGTCGAATTGGGCGGGCCGCCCGGATACGACTCGCTGGATGTCACGCTCGAGATGATGCAGTTGGGCGACTACTACAAGATCGTGGTCGACGGTCAGATCGCCGGCGGATTCAACGTGTTCAATCGCGGCGAGGGCGTGTACCACCTCGGCGTGCTGTACGTGCATCCGGACTACCACAATCGGGGGGTCGGGTCGGCGGCTATGCAGTACATCGCGGCGACGTATCCTGCCAAAAAGTGGACGCTCGACACGCCCGGTTATGCCACGCGCAACCACCGCTTCTACGAGAGGCACGGATTCGTGAAGGAAGGCGAGCGCCTCGACGACGGCTTCTTACTGATCGAATACGTGCGGCGCGTGTAGCCAGCGGAGCGTCGGACTTGCCCCAATGACTCGGGGCTTGGAGCGGCTGCGAACCGGATTTCGGCGCGATCCCCATTAGAATGAGGGTAGGCGTTCAATAGCCGGTGAGTGAAAGACCCCATGTACCCGCCCTTCGTTCCCTTCCTTGCCCAGACCGAGTCGCAGGTCGACTCGCTCGTGACGGTGCTGTGGAACTTCCTCTGGGCGCTGATCGAGCCGTTTGTCGACTATGGCGCCGCGAACCCCGCCGGATGCACGCTGTTCGTGCTGATCCTCGTGTTCTCGGCGGTGCTGATTCGCGCCTTCCGGCGCCCGCGCCACACCGACAACTACGACCGCTGGGACTAGGTGGCAAGGGGGATGGTGTAAGGGCAAAGGGAAAAGGGCTGAGGCGCGACTACTCGGCCTTATGGTGCTGACCACTTGCCTCGCGGACGCCATGAATGGCGTCCCTACCACACCGCCACGGATTGTGGTGGACGTTCCCATCTGGGGCTTCTTCCTTTCCCCTTGCCCCATTCACCTTTCCCCTGCTTCGACCACCGCCCGCGCCACGGCCAGCAGATCGGCCTTGCACGCCGGCGGGATCGCGCCCTCCGGCAGCGCCTCGACCTGCGCGATGAAGGCGGGGATGGCGTCAGGCGCAGATACCGTGTCGATCTGCGCACGGGTCGGGGAATCCATGCCGCAGCGTTCCAGCACACCTGAAAGCGCCTCCAGCGTCGGGAGGGGCACGACAAAGAGGAGCGGCGTGCCGGGAATGATCTCGACACCGGGTGAGACTGGCATGCCGCCTGCCGGCTCGATCCCGGCCGGGGCCGCGCTGCCAAGCACAATCCGGCCGCCGTAGGGGCTGACATCCATCAACCATCGTCCGCCCAGTCGCGGAAGATTCAATGTGTTGACAATCTCGCCGGTCTGGGTGTCGATGACAAGAACACGACCAGAGGCTAGGTCGGCAAGCAGATGCCGACCCTCAGGAAGCCACGCTAGACTTCCAATCCCTTCTTCGCGGTACTGAATAACTGGCCTTACCTCCACTGAGTCCAAGTCAATGATGCGAATAGTTCCATCTAGCTCACTGGCGTTGAATACGGAATAGAACACTTCGGCGATCTGTGTATTGTCAGGGCTCCACGCAACGTCCACGCCAAATGCGTTGAAACGTAACGGCGCAGTCGTTTCACTGGTTAAGTCGTGTACCTCGACATATCGAAGATCAGCAATTGCTATCCGTCCGTCAGAGCTAGCGTCTAGATCGTATGCCCCTGCGAACGTAACAGGTTCATTACGGACCAGAGTATTGTTGTCCACGCGCCAGCGGTTGACCTCATTTGCGCCGTCAATGCCAAGTGCGAGAGCGATGATATCGTTTGTTGGCGCACTCCACTCGACAACGATTGGGCCACCGGCACCGTCAATTGTGTCGGAGTCGATTTCTCGGAGTGTTCCGTCTGCGAAGGATTCAAGTAGATAGAGGGTGCGATCTCTTGTGCTGGCCGCCGCAACAGTGCTTCCCTCCGCGTTCGCGGCAACTCTTATGGTGCTATCCCCATCGATCGATACAGTGGCCACGGATTTGCCTTGAAGCGCATCTATTATCGAAACAACACCTCGGCTATCTGCAGTTATGACGACGCGACCGTCCTGCGACCAAGTCAAATTGTTTGTTACGACGGGCTGAATGCGTATTTCCTGACTGACAACAGGATCCGCTAGTGAGGTAACGACGATCAAAAGCAACGCCAGAGTGTGTGTGCGTACTAGGCAAAGTCTCATGTTCTGATACCTATGGTGTCGACGTCATCGGAGGAATCTGAGTTAGAACGCGCGTCAGTACAACCGTTTCCATTAGACGGAAGCGCGCGTCTCCAGAGTCGCTAATATCCGTTGGGGCGCCTGTCAGACAGTTGTCAGGTGGGATCGACACGCTTCGCCAATCCAAGTTTACGAAACCACCGGCACCCAACTTGCGATACACCCAGTTCAGAAACATATCCGACGATGCTTCTTCAATTTCACGGATGAGTACAGTTTCTGCAGACTCTGAGGTGGCGGCCGGTGCTGGTGTTGGGGTAAATGCGCGTACTATCCAGTCGTCAACTACAAAGGAGTTCTGTTGAAATGCGCATGGAACCACCGGCGGAGTAACTGCTGCACTGCCCCAGCCCCTTCCACCACGGGTCCAATCTGATACGGTAGCCGCGACTGGAGGAACTTCTGTTGGGTCGAAGTTGCGTCTTCCCATTACGATGAAGCCAGCACTATCCAATAGCGGGCCCAATACTCCGGGTGTAGTTGTGAGTGGGAGATTGTCGAACAGGCCGAAGTATGTGTCTGTCCCCGACACCTGCCCGCCCATCCGTCCACTGAAGACGTGGCCGAGTTCATGAACGGCGGTGTATTCGCTTATCTGATTGTCGGCAAAGCACACGATGCGGGCTTGATACGTGTATTCTCCAGAGACCGTATGAAACGAAGTCGTATCGCAGAAGGGGCCGTTCTCAGTCACTTTCAAAAACACGATCTGTTTACGGTTCGGCGCGATCATGACCCGGCGGAATGCGTCTGCGGGTGACGCGCCACCGAACTGAAGTTGGAGCGCCTGACCAGTCTTGATGACGCCGTTTTCGATGGCTAACTTCTCTTCCGGTGACCACGGGCCTTCGACGAACACGTTGTATGCGGTCAGTATCGGCAGAGGCTCCGGCGTGTCGGTCACCATAACCAACGGCACGGTCGCCTGATCGCCCGTCTTGACGCCGTACAGGTTTGGGCTGTTGTCGACTTTCGGGCTGATCCAGTAGCTGAATTTTGCGAACACGCTTGGCGACGTATCCGGCGCGTAGATGTGCTTGCGCACCTTGATCGTAGCTGCTGATGTGCTTGTCTGGAAATTGCTGTACTGCACGTAAAGAAGACCTGTACTGCGCGTTTGTGGATCTACGGCGTTGTACAGGACGGCGCCAGCGTCACCTCCCACGTTGTCGACAAAATCGATGTCGCGCGCGTCAATAGCGTCCGTGACCGCGGACGTGTTGTAAATCGCTCCGCCTCGGTACGCACCATTGTCCTTAAACACGGAGTTTCGTATGGTGAGGCTGCCGTTGCCCAAGTAGATTGCGCCGCCATACTCGTCCGCGACATTGTCCTTGAACCGACTGTTCGTAACGGTCAAGTGGGAATTGGCGCCTTGAACCCACACGCCCGCCCCGACGGTGCTGGTGCGCCCCTTGTGGATTCCTACACTGTCGAGCAGGAGGCTCGGCCCAACCAACGTGAACATCCCGTTGAAGGAACCCGAGTATTTGAGCTTCGTTTCCGTGTAGCCGCGGCCATAGATCGCGATCTGACCGAGGACGACCAGCGTCTCGGTGAATACGTAGTCGCCAGCCTCCAGATAAATCGTGAAGAGCAGGTGGGGGACGTTGTAACTGGAGAAGTCAACGGCCGCCTTCAGCGCCTGAAAGTCCCCGGCAGGGATCACCGCGTACGTGTTGCCCATGATGCGCAAATTGGAAGGAATCGTCTGCGGGCCGCTGACATAATCCGGGGTTGGCGTGGCAGTGGGCGTCGCGGTGCGGGGCGGCGGGGATTGTGCGGTGTCCGTCGGCGGGAAGACACCCCGGAAACCCTCGGGGCCAGCGGGCGGCGGCTGGGTGCCGGTCACGCGCTGCGCGCTGTTACCCCCCCCGCGACGGCGACAAGAATCAACACCCCAAGCACACCCGACAGCATCTTGCGCATGAGCACACGCCCCTGACTCTGCGGTCTACGCAAACGGTACTGCTAATCACATGTCCAGTCAATCGAAGTTGGATTGTTATGGTATAGATATCGCCGCGCTCTCGCCCACTCCACTCAAAAGCCCCGGCGCGTTCGCAACCGGGGCTTTCACTGCCTTCTGACTGCTGAAACTGGTCTCTTACTCCGCCGTGACTTCGTAGGCGACGCCGTCGAGCACGACGATCACCTGCTCGCCCAGCGCGAAGTAGTCGGCCAGCTCGGGCATCGCGTCGAGCAGATCGAAGTACGCGTCGCTCAAGAACTCGACCTTCTCGGTGGTCATCGTGTCCGGCTCGAACGCCGTATCCGTC
The sequence above is a segment of the Candidatus Flexicrinis affinis genome. Coding sequences within it:
- a CDS encoding WD40 repeat domain-containing protein, producing MIVVTSLADPVVSQEIRIQPVVTNNLTWSQDGRVVITADSRGVVSIIDALQGKSVATVSIDGDSTIRVAANAEGSTVAAASTRDRTLYLLESFADGTLREIDSDTIDGAGGPIVVEWSAPTNDIIALALGIDGANEVNRWRVDNNTLVRNEPVTFAGAYDLDASSDGRIAIADLRYVEVHDLTSETTAPLRFNAFGVDVAWSPDNTQIAEVFYSVFNASELDGTIRIIDLDSVEVRPVIQYREEGIGSLAWLPEGRHLLADLASGRVLVIDTQTGEIVNTLNLPRLGGRWLMDVSPYGGRIVLGSAAPAGIEPAGGMPVSPGVEIIPGTPLLFVVPLPTLEALSGVLERCGMDSPTRAQIDTVSAPDAIPAFIAQVEALPEGAIPPACKADLLAVARAVVEAGER
- a CDS encoding chromosome partitioning protein ParB, which encodes MPLNITEHGFISGDGEFSYYWKARTLWKHAESMPVEQVALDSFDWTNENFRCNSLSSPPLWRDIGDHARRILAADLQYPIIISAEGEVMDGMHRILKCYVFGLPTVSAVRFTVNPKPDDVAAR
- a CDS encoding XisI protein, with the translated sequence MDPLVNIVREEVGKYAGSGRGGNVRLLPVYDDERRTYAVTAVDHPRVRWPAGVVVLARVVGDVVVIEDDQTDRPLVDALLQRGVPREKIVLVYAGEPAPDADYSAG
- a CDS encoding GNAT family N-acetyltransferase, with protein sequence MTVIIERATPDDLETLVRVQIAAFHSDATYYPGVELGGPPGYDSLDVTLEMMQLGDYYKIVVDGQIAGGFNVFNRGEGVYHLGVLYVHPDYHNRGVGSAAMQYIAATYPAKKWTLDTPGYATRNHRFYERHGFVKEGERLDDGFLLIEYVRRV